The following are encoded together in the Gilvimarinus sp. DA14 genome:
- a CDS encoding MBL fold metallo-hydrolase, whose protein sequence is MRFASLGSGSKGNSTLIEWPGGALLVDCGFSVKETEARLARLGRAAKDLTAVIVTHEHSDHIKGVAALARRYQMPVYMTPGTYHSRDHGRIPELKLIENYQPFTLGGLEVKPVAVPHDAREPAQFVFRCNGRSLGILTDLGNISPHVERAYCDCDALILEANHDPMMLAGGPYPPSLKQRVGGLWGHLSNQQAAGFLQRVDVQRLQHLVVAHISQKNNTLALAKLALEPFTAGIANTIYACQDEGFGWLEISSAAQTAATA, encoded by the coding sequence ATGAGGTTTGCCTCCTTAGGCAGCGGCAGCAAGGGCAATAGCACGCTGATTGAATGGCCTGGGGGCGCGCTGCTGGTGGACTGTGGTTTCAGCGTAAAAGAAACCGAGGCGCGCCTAGCACGCCTGGGGCGAGCCGCCAAGGATCTAACCGCGGTCATTGTTACCCACGAGCATAGCGATCACATTAAAGGCGTCGCCGCGCTGGCGCGGCGCTATCAGATGCCGGTTTATATGACGCCCGGCACCTATCACAGTCGCGATCACGGTCGCATTCCCGAGTTAAAGTTGATAGAAAACTACCAGCCTTTCACTCTGGGGGGGCTGGAGGTTAAGCCTGTAGCGGTGCCTCACGATGCCCGAGAGCCAGCGCAGTTTGTGTTTCGTTGCAATGGTCGCAGTCTGGGTATTCTCACGGATTTGGGAAATATATCCCCCCATGTCGAGCGCGCCTATTGCGATTGCGATGCACTGATTCTTGAGGCAAACCATGATCCTATGATGCTCGCCGGGGGACCTTACCCGCCGTCGCTAAAACAGCGGGTTGGCGGCCTGTGGGGGCACCTGAGCAATCAGCAGGCGGCCGGTTTTTTACAGCGAGTTGACGTCCAGCGGTTACAGCACTTGGTGGTGGCGCACATCAGCCAAAAAAACAATACCCTGGCATTGGCTAAGCTGGCGCTAGAGCCGTTTACGGCCGGTATCGCGAATACGATTTATGCCTGTCAGGATGAAGGTTTTGGCTGGCTCGAAATCTCGTCCGCTGCACAAACAGCGGCAACCGCTTAG
- a CDS encoding leucine-rich repeat domain-containing protein, giving the protein MKTLIRAAALTLIGGCSQYDISVNDNVVYTPKPLLKESSISDENLKTCIEQAIQDRKVTAVSQLTRLQCSHAGVTNLAGLERYFAIAELDLADNQITDISTLGRLGKLTLLHLENNHISDAAPLLSLIKLTDVNLEGNSDVQCRDLQQVKQAVTENNGSILLPEHC; this is encoded by the coding sequence ATGAAAACACTTATTCGCGCTGCGGCGCTAACGCTCATCGGCGGTTGCAGTCAGTACGATATCTCCGTTAACGACAATGTCGTTTACACTCCCAAACCGCTGCTAAAAGAATCCAGCATAAGCGACGAGAATCTCAAAACTTGCATTGAGCAAGCGATTCAAGACCGTAAAGTAACTGCCGTAAGCCAGCTTACCCGCCTGCAGTGTAGCCATGCAGGAGTGACAAATCTCGCCGGCCTTGAGCGCTATTTTGCCATTGCCGAGCTCGATCTGGCAGACAACCAGATTACCGACATCAGCACACTGGGAAGACTGGGGAAATTAACTCTTTTACACCTGGAAAATAACCATATTAGCGATGCCGCGCCGCTGCTCAGCCTAATTAAGCTGACCGACGTAAACCTGGAGGGAAACAGTGACGTTCAGTGCCGAGATCTACAACAGGTGAAACAGGCGGTAACAGAAAACAACGGCTCAATTCTTCTACCAGAACACTGTTAA
- a CDS encoding class I SAM-dependent methyltransferase — protein sequence MTDIVVVCNTASRRMPASRLAAALEAELLFDLGLEDIREGPEFALVFDDTGLSLQQTGRKAPGPVRAEFVTGAVNHRRKFGGGKGQAIAKAVGIAARVKPYVLDATAGLGRDAFVLATLGCQVHMHERNPAVHALLSDGLARAAEQADSELAEIIARLSLDYGDSSSLLTERSNGFDVVYLDPMFPERQKSAAVKKEMRAFHSLVGADEDADGLLQAALEVARYRVVVKRPRNAPDLAERAPSYRLEGKSGRFDIYALQKFPDSLN from the coding sequence ATGACCGATATCGTCGTAGTGTGTAACACCGCTTCGCGGCGCATGCCTGCCAGTCGCTTGGCAGCGGCGCTGGAGGCGGAATTGCTATTTGATCTTGGGCTGGAGGATATTCGCGAAGGTCCCGAGTTTGCGCTGGTGTTTGATGACACAGGGCTTAGCCTTCAGCAAACCGGGCGCAAGGCCCCGGGGCCGGTGCGAGCTGAGTTCGTTACCGGCGCGGTGAATCACCGTCGAAAGTTTGGTGGTGGCAAGGGGCAGGCCATTGCCAAAGCGGTGGGGATTGCGGCGCGGGTAAAACCCTATGTGCTGGATGCCACCGCAGGACTGGGCCGCGATGCCTTTGTGTTGGCCACTCTGGGCTGTCAGGTGCATATGCATGAGCGCAACCCTGCTGTGCATGCGCTGCTAAGCGATGGGTTGGCCCGCGCCGCTGAACAGGCCGACAGCGAGCTGGCCGAGATTATAGCCAGGCTCAGCCTGGATTACGGCGATAGCTCCAGCCTTTTGACCGAGCGCAGCAATGGGTTCGACGTGGTTTATCTGGACCCCATGTTTCCTGAGCGGCAAAAGTCGGCGGCGGTGAAAAAAGAGATGCGGGCTTTCCACTCTCTCGTGGGAGCGGATGAAGACGCCGATGGCCTGTTGCAAGCGGCGCTTGAGGTGGCTCGTTATCGTGTTGTGGTAAAGCGCCCGCGCAATGCGCCGGATTTAGCCGAGCGCGCCCCCAGTTATCGATTAGAAGGTAAATCGGGGCGTTTTGATATCTACGCCCTGCAGAAATTTCCCGATAGTCTGAATTAA
- a CDS encoding OmpA family protein — protein sequence MKKLIAMASVLGLVACTTTDPYTGEQKTSNSTTGAVIGAVAGAAIGVASSSKKDRGKGALTGAVAGGAIGGGVGHYMDRQEAELRQKLQGSGVQVRRDGNTISLIMPGNITFETDQYSIRPEFHDVLDSVALVLAEYKETNVNIAGHTDSTGSDSYNQMLSERRAQSVRDYLGQRKVDYGRLNATGYGPRYPIASNSSASGRAQNRRVEIELVPR from the coding sequence ATGAAAAAACTAATTGCAATGGCAAGTGTGCTGGGCTTAGTTGCCTGTACAACCACCGATCCCTACACCGGGGAGCAGAAAACCTCTAACTCGACTACAGGTGCAGTCATTGGTGCCGTGGCCGGGGCGGCTATTGGTGTTGCCTCCTCGAGTAAAAAAGACCGGGGCAAGGGCGCCCTTACAGGTGCTGTGGCAGGCGGTGCTATTGGCGGCGGCGTGGGTCATTATATGGACCGCCAGGAGGCCGAGCTGCGCCAGAAATTGCAGGGTAGTGGGGTGCAGGTACGCCGCGACGGTAACACCATCTCGCTGATTATGCCGGGCAATATTACTTTTGAAACGGACCAGTATTCCATTCGCCCCGAGTTTCACGATGTGTTGGATTCGGTGGCGCTGGTGTTGGCCGAGTACAAAGAGACTAACGTGAATATCGCCGGACATACTGATTCCACAGGTTCAGACAGTTACAACCAGATGCTGAGTGAACGCCGTGCCCAGAGCGTGCGCGATTACCTGGGCCAGCGCAAGGTGGATTACGGTCGTCTGAATGCGACTGGTTATGGCCCCCGATATCCTATCGCCAGCAACTCCTCGGCATCGGGCCGGGCGCAGAACCGTCGTGTAGAAATTGAATTGGTACCGCGTTAA
- a CDS encoding PilZ domain-containing protein, giving the protein MERRQHERTSRSIRVEMLHPSIGTIVGFTTDISDGGAQVMLENQAIPPVGTELQVLFRKVVGPINAEPVTMKVVHQFRNTIGLSFAV; this is encoded by the coding sequence GTGGAACGTCGCCAGCACGAACGCACCAGTCGCAGCATCCGGGTAGAAATGCTGCATCCAAGTATCGGCACCATTGTGGGATTTACCACGGATATCTCAGATGGGGGCGCGCAGGTTATGCTTGAAAACCAAGCGATCCCGCCAGTGGGGACCGAGTTGCAGGTATTGTTTCGCAAAGTGGTGGGGCCTATCAATGCTGAGCCGGTGACCATGAAAGTCGTGCACCAGTTTCGCAACACGATTGGTTTGTCCTTCGCTGTATAA